A stretch of the Gemmatirosa kalamazoonensis genome encodes the following:
- a CDS encoding pyridoxal phosphate-dependent decarboxylase family protein, which yields MTPEEFRAEAHRLVDFIADYRRDVERHPVMAQVAPGDVRRALPAEPPERGEPFDAILRDVERVIVPGLSHWQHPRFFGYFPSNGLLASVLGDFLSTGLGVLGLSWQSSPALTELEEVACNWARRMLGLSDAWSGVIQDTASTSTLVALLCARERASDFSEARGGLQETGAAPLVVYFSEQAHSSVQKAALLAGFGRAHLRLIPCDAAYAMRPDALAEAMARDVAAGMRPCAVVATTGTTTTTALDPLAPIAAVARAHGVWLHVDAAMAGSAMILPECRWMWDGVESADSLIVNAHKWLGAAFDCTLYFVRDPQHLVRVMSTNPSYLRSSADAEVKNFRDWGIPLGRRFRALKLWCLVREQGVEGLRARLRRDLENARWLEAQVRADRDWRVLAPAPLQTLCVRHAPAGLDGDALDRHTLAWVERVNRSGEAYLTPAMLDGRWMVRVSIGAYPTERAHVDALWTAMRAAAHATDETQAAS from the coding sequence ATGACCCCCGAAGAGTTCCGCGCCGAGGCGCACCGGCTCGTCGACTTCATCGCCGACTACCGCCGCGACGTCGAGCGCCACCCCGTGATGGCGCAGGTCGCGCCGGGCGACGTGCGCCGCGCGCTCCCCGCCGAGCCGCCGGAGCGCGGGGAGCCGTTCGACGCGATCCTGCGCGACGTCGAGCGCGTGATCGTGCCGGGACTCTCGCACTGGCAGCACCCGCGCTTCTTCGGCTACTTCCCGTCGAACGGCCTGCTCGCCAGCGTGCTCGGCGACTTCCTGAGCACGGGGCTCGGCGTGCTCGGGCTCTCGTGGCAGTCGAGTCCCGCGCTCACGGAGCTCGAGGAGGTCGCGTGCAACTGGGCGCGCCGGATGTTAGGCCTCTCCGACGCGTGGAGCGGCGTGATCCAGGACACCGCGTCGACGAGCACGCTCGTGGCGCTGCTCTGCGCGCGCGAGCGCGCGTCCGACTTCTCCGAGGCGCGCGGCGGGCTGCAGGAGACGGGCGCCGCGCCGCTCGTCGTGTACTTCTCCGAGCAGGCGCATAGCTCGGTGCAGAAGGCCGCGCTGCTCGCCGGCTTCGGGCGAGCGCATCTGCGTCTGATACCATGCGACGCCGCGTACGCCATGCGACCCGACGCGCTGGCCGAGGCGATGGCGCGCGACGTCGCGGCCGGGATGCGCCCATGCGCGGTCGTCGCGACGACGGGCACGACCACCACCACCGCGCTCGACCCGCTCGCGCCGATCGCCGCCGTCGCGCGCGCGCACGGCGTGTGGCTGCACGTCGACGCGGCGATGGCCGGGTCGGCGATGATCCTGCCCGAGTGCCGCTGGATGTGGGACGGGGTGGAGAGCGCCGACTCGCTCATCGTCAATGCGCACAAGTGGCTCGGCGCGGCGTTCGACTGCACGCTGTACTTCGTGCGCGACCCGCAGCACCTCGTGCGCGTGATGTCGACGAACCCGAGCTACCTGCGCTCCTCGGCCGACGCGGAGGTGAAGAACTTCCGCGACTGGGGGATTCCGTTAGGCCGCCGCTTCCGCGCGCTGAAGCTGTGGTGCCTCGTGCGCGAGCAGGGAGTGGAAGGGCTGCGGGCTCGCCTGCGCCGTGACCTCGAGAACGCGCGGTGGCTGGAGGCGCAGGTGCGCGCGGACCGCGACTGGCGCGTGCTCGCCCCGGCCCCGCTGCAGACGCTGTGCGTGCGCCACGCGCCCGCGGGCCTCGACGGCGACGCGCTCGACCGGCACACGCTGGCGTGGGTCGAGCGCGTCAACCGCTCCGGCGAGGCGTACCTCACGCCGGCCATGCTCGACGGGCGGTGGATGGTGCGCGTGTCGATCGGCGCGTACCCGACGGAGCGTGCGCACGTGGACGCGTTGTGGACGGCGATGCGCGCCGCCGCTCACGCCACCGACGAGACCCAGGCCGCCTCGTAG
- the fdhD gene encoding formate dehydrogenase accessory sulfurtransferase FdhD, with protein sequence MRQERVIEVPIDRVRGDERREELDVLAVEEPLEIRVQLGRHAAGPPRTLSVTMRTPGGDLEDAELAVGFLVGEGVVRGRAEVLDVRRCGPVSRPVPNAIRVTLGGAPDLSRLDRHVVTTSACGVCGKTSIDALRPIPTWPLAAGEPGVDAAVVHRLPAALRDAQAVFARTGGLHAAALFAADGTLLTLREDVGRHNAVDKVVGAELLAGRLPARDRVLLVSGRASFELVLKAVMAGVPVLAAVGAPSSLAVSLASESGLTLLGFVRDGRFNVYAGAGRVRGAVVGSSAMSLP encoded by the coding sequence ATGAGGCAGGAGCGCGTGATCGAGGTGCCGATCGACCGCGTCCGCGGCGACGAGCGGCGGGAGGAGCTGGACGTGCTCGCCGTGGAGGAGCCGCTCGAGATCCGCGTGCAGCTCGGGCGCCACGCGGCCGGCCCGCCGCGCACGCTCTCGGTGACCATGCGTACGCCCGGCGGCGACCTCGAGGACGCCGAGCTCGCGGTGGGCTTCCTCGTCGGCGAGGGCGTCGTGCGCGGCCGCGCCGAGGTGCTCGACGTGCGACGCTGCGGCCCGGTGTCGCGTCCCGTGCCTAACGCGATCCGCGTCACGCTCGGCGGCGCCCCCGACCTGTCGCGGCTCGACCGACACGTCGTCACCACGTCGGCGTGCGGCGTGTGCGGCAAGACGTCGATCGACGCGCTGCGCCCGATCCCCACGTGGCCGCTCGCGGCGGGCGAGCCCGGCGTCGATGCCGCCGTCGTGCACCGGTTGCCGGCGGCGCTGCGCGACGCGCAGGCGGTGTTCGCGCGCACCGGCGGTCTGCACGCGGCCGCGCTGTTCGCCGCCGACGGCACGCTGCTCACGCTGCGCGAGGACGTCGGGCGGCACAACGCGGTCGACAAGGTGGTCGGCGCCGAGCTGCTCGCCGGGCGGCTCCCGGCGCGCGACCGCGTGCTGCTCGTGAGCGGGCGCGCGAGCTTCGAGCTCGTGCTGAAGGCGGTGATGGCCGGCGTGCCGGTGCTCGCCGCGGTCGGCGCGCCGTCGAGCCTCGCCGTATCGCTCGCCTCGGAGAGCGGCCTAACGCTGTTGGGCTTCGTGCGCGACGGCCGCTTCAACGTCTACGCGGGCGCCGGCCGGGTGCGCGGCGCCGTCGTCGGATCCTCAGCCATGTCACTCCCATGA
- a CDS encoding dihydrodipicolinate synthase family protein: MPETLRLPTDDGALAAYTLREPTSWPRPTGPFQQRIAYAAAHVVADPLATRDPLADQAIDWDATLAFRRHLWSLGFAVAEAMDTAQRGMGLGWDAARELIARSIAEARAEGGTVACGAGTDHLVPNESVTLDDVSRAYEEQVGFVEGHGGRVILMASRALARAARSADDYRRVYGRVLSQVRQPVILHWLGDMFDPQLAGYWGTRDVSAAMATCLDVIGEHAAKVDGIKISLLDADAEIAMRRRLPAGVRMYTGDDFNYDRLIAGDEHGHSDALLGIFDAIAPAASAALQALDRGDRATFDCALAPTVPLSRHIFRRPTYAYKTGVVFLAWLNGHQSHFRMIGGAESWRSVPHLAELFRLADAAGLLRDPGLAATRMRQVLAVAGIEA; this comes from the coding sequence ATGCCTGAGACGCTGCGCCTTCCCACCGACGACGGCGCACTCGCCGCCTACACGCTGCGCGAGCCGACGTCGTGGCCGCGCCCCACGGGGCCGTTCCAGCAGCGCATCGCGTACGCCGCCGCGCACGTCGTCGCCGATCCGCTCGCGACGCGGGATCCGCTCGCCGACCAGGCGATCGACTGGGACGCGACGCTCGCCTTCCGCCGGCATCTCTGGTCGCTCGGCTTCGCGGTGGCGGAGGCGATGGACACGGCGCAGCGCGGCATGGGGCTCGGCTGGGACGCGGCGCGCGAGCTGATCGCGCGCTCGATCGCCGAGGCGCGCGCCGAAGGGGGCACCGTGGCGTGCGGCGCCGGCACGGACCACCTCGTGCCTAACGAATCGGTCACGCTCGACGACGTGTCGCGCGCGTACGAGGAGCAGGTGGGCTTCGTGGAGGGGCACGGCGGCCGCGTGATCCTCATGGCGAGCCGCGCGCTCGCCCGCGCGGCGCGCTCGGCCGACGACTACCGCCGGGTGTACGGACGCGTGCTGTCGCAGGTGCGGCAGCCGGTGATCCTGCACTGGCTCGGCGACATGTTCGACCCGCAGCTCGCCGGCTACTGGGGCACGCGCGACGTGAGCGCAGCGATGGCGACGTGTCTCGACGTGATCGGCGAGCACGCGGCGAAGGTGGACGGGATCAAGATCTCGCTGCTCGACGCCGACGCGGAGATCGCGATGCGGCGGCGGCTGCCGGCGGGCGTGCGCATGTACACGGGCGACGACTTCAACTACGACCGCCTCATCGCCGGCGACGAGCACGGGCACAGCGACGCGCTGCTCGGCATCTTCGACGCGATCGCGCCGGCGGCGTCGGCCGCGCTGCAGGCGCTCGACCGCGGCGACCGCGCGACGTTCGACTGCGCGCTCGCCCCGACGGTACCGCTGTCGCGCCACATCTTCCGCCGCCCGACGTACGCGTACAAGACGGGCGTCGTGTTCCTCGCGTGGCTGAACGGGCACCAGTCGCACTTCCGCATGATTGGCGGCGCCGAGAGCTGGCGCTCGGTGCCGCACCTCGCGGAGCTGTTCCGGCTGGCCGATGCGGCGGGGCTGCTGCGCGACCCGGGGCTCGCGGCGACGCGGATGCGGCAGGTGCTCGCCGTTGCGGGGATCGAGGCGTGA
- a CDS encoding DUF7009 family protein, whose amino-acid sequence MKLRIKGNTLRVRLTQREIALLDESGRVEEEVAFAPGVALHYAVEVREGLDAARADLDGCRLRVALPDAAARRWITSDDEGIEVEQPNGSAEPLRIAVEKDFACLHRPSEDADVFPNPAAATYG is encoded by the coding sequence ATGAAGCTCCGCATCAAGGGGAACACGCTGCGCGTGCGCCTGACACAGCGCGAGATCGCCCTGCTCGACGAGTCCGGCCGGGTGGAAGAGGAAGTCGCGTTCGCCCCCGGGGTCGCGCTGCACTACGCGGTCGAGGTGCGCGAGGGGCTCGACGCCGCGCGCGCGGACCTCGACGGCTGCCGCCTACGGGTCGCGCTGCCCGACGCCGCCGCGCGCCGCTGGATCACGAGCGACGACGAGGGCATCGAGGTGGAGCAGCCCAACGGATCCGCGGAGCCGCTGCGCATCGCGGTGGAGAAGGACTTCGCGTGCCTGCATCGGCCGAGCGAGGACGCCGACGTCTTCCCGAATCCCGCCGCGGCGACGTACGGATGA
- a CDS encoding sugar phosphate isomerase/epimerase family protein: MEMMRLSFNQATAERASLPEVVEACARHGIPYVSLWRHKIAETGLDVAVRLVRDAGLTVSSVCRGGMFPAATAEERARRIEDNLRAVDEAAALGAEVLVLVCGAAPDKDIGAARAMVADGIAAVVPYAAERGVTLGIEPLHPAFAGERSCITTLREARRLAEHFPRGIVGVVADVYHIWWDPELYEELDAAAPRLVAYHVNDWLVPQTNVLLGRGMMGDGVIDLARIGAAVERAGYMGPIEVEIFNEAVWAMPLDELLPLVKRRFVEHG, encoded by the coding sequence ATGGAAATGATGCGTCTCAGCTTCAACCAGGCCACCGCCGAACGGGCCTCGCTGCCGGAGGTGGTGGAGGCGTGCGCGCGACACGGGATCCCGTACGTGTCGCTGTGGCGGCACAAGATCGCGGAGACGGGGCTCGACGTCGCGGTGCGGCTGGTGCGCGACGCGGGGCTCACGGTGTCGAGCGTGTGCCGCGGCGGGATGTTCCCGGCGGCGACGGCGGAGGAGCGCGCGCGGCGCATCGAGGACAACCTGCGCGCGGTCGACGAGGCCGCGGCGTTAGGCGCTGAAGTGCTCGTGCTCGTGTGCGGCGCGGCGCCCGACAAGGACATCGGCGCGGCACGCGCGATGGTGGCCGACGGCATCGCCGCCGTGGTGCCGTACGCGGCCGAGCGCGGGGTGACGTTGGGCATCGAGCCGCTGCATCCCGCGTTCGCCGGGGAGCGGTCGTGCATCACCACGCTGCGTGAGGCGCGGCGGCTGGCCGAGCACTTCCCACGGGGCATCGTGGGCGTCGTGGCCGACGTCTATCACATCTGGTGGGATCCCGAGCTGTACGAGGAGCTCGACGCCGCGGCGCCGCGGCTCGTGGCGTATCACGTGAACGACTGGCTCGTGCCGCAGACGAACGTGCTGCTCGGCCGCGGCATGATGGGCGACGGCGTGATCGACCTGGCGCGCATCGGCGCGGCGGTGGAGCGCGCGGGCTACATGGGGCCGATCGAGGTCGAGATCTTCAACGAGGCCGTGTGGGCGATGCCGCTCGACGAGCTGCTGCCGCTCGTGAAACGGCGGTTCGTCGAGCACGGTTGA
- the topA gene encoding type I DNA topoisomerase: protein MPRTLVIVESPNKAKKLASFLGSDYVVKASFGHIADLPPKEYGVDLATLEESYVLRGKGADVVKALKGDVKAGRFDAVLLASDPDREGEAIAWHLAKRLGLPARASSRIEFREITESAVKRAVAQPRAIDARRVDAQRSRRVLDRIVGFDCSKEICWPAGAQSAGRCQTPALHMLCEREREILAFAARTYWTLEAQYAEGFTAFVPAAQDSGLGTRDSELGGDESRVPSPESRLVPKQFASREEAEATLAESRRHAHQVRSVEARRTERRPPPPYTTSTLQQDASRKLRLSAKQAMDAAQALFEAGMITYHRTDSTRVGDEAVDMARAFIGAHHPEALPPSAPRARAKAGAQDAHEAIRPTKLAPNGESAPAQAKQLYDMIRARFLASQSKPATFDRTTVMIDSGPVPWAAEGSVLRDPGFLVFWGPYTRQEDVELPALAPAQVLSPTDLLVHEKQTTPPSRYDQGALIKKLETSGVGRPATFASIIATLLERQYVQEIAGGRGKKFLQPTEFGMQVDGLLSHAFPELVTERYTADMEGQLDAIERGDATRPTYLRAWYDAFREAMRRAHALGAEYRAAHGLRARGRADGTGGGRGEETTTRCDRCGEANYRKIARKTGKGSFLACPACRMTRDVRAKVRPGACPTCGSALIEKKIGKKAPFWGCVRYGADPDPCTYADWTGTAESKKAASKAAARTAGSKKAALRREATDKTCPKCGAAKLGILTPDDPAAGAPFYACEDRKCRFRLPVGARRRKAGCPKCGGVVLERWVTPDATAVPAEAVWRCAKHPTCDYEAAWVSSVA from the coding sequence GTGCCCCGCACTCTCGTCATCGTCGAATCGCCGAACAAGGCGAAGAAGCTCGCCTCGTTCCTCGGCTCCGACTACGTCGTGAAGGCGTCGTTCGGCCACATCGCCGACCTGCCGCCGAAGGAGTACGGCGTCGACCTCGCCACGCTCGAGGAGTCGTACGTGCTGCGCGGCAAGGGCGCCGACGTCGTGAAGGCGCTGAAGGGCGACGTGAAGGCGGGGCGCTTCGACGCGGTGCTGCTCGCCTCGGACCCCGACCGCGAGGGCGAGGCGATCGCGTGGCACCTCGCGAAGCGGCTCGGCCTCCCGGCGCGCGCGTCGTCGCGCATCGAGTTCCGCGAGATCACCGAGAGCGCGGTCAAGCGCGCCGTCGCGCAGCCGCGTGCCATCGATGCACGGCGCGTCGACGCGCAGCGCTCGCGGCGCGTGCTCGACCGCATCGTCGGCTTCGACTGCTCGAAGGAGATCTGCTGGCCGGCGGGGGCGCAGAGCGCGGGCCGCTGTCAGACGCCGGCGCTGCACATGCTGTGCGAGCGCGAGCGCGAGATCCTGGCGTTCGCCGCGCGGACGTACTGGACGCTCGAGGCGCAGTACGCCGAGGGGTTCACGGCGTTCGTCCCCGCCGCGCAGGACTCTGGACTCGGGACTCGGGACTCGGAACTCGGGGGGGACGAGTCCCGAGTCCCGAGTCCAGAGTCCCGCCTCGTCCCGAAGCAGTTCGCGTCGCGCGAGGAAGCCGAGGCCACCCTCGCCGAGTCGCGCAGGCACGCGCACCAGGTACGGAGCGTGGAGGCGCGTCGCACCGAGCGGCGCCCCCCGCCGCCGTACACGACGTCGACGCTGCAGCAGGACGCCAGCCGCAAGCTGCGGCTCTCGGCGAAGCAGGCGATGGACGCGGCGCAGGCGCTGTTCGAGGCGGGGATGATCACGTATCACCGCACCGACTCGACGCGCGTCGGCGACGAGGCGGTGGACATGGCGCGCGCGTTCATCGGCGCGCACCATCCCGAGGCACTCCCCCCGAGCGCGCCGCGCGCGCGCGCGAAGGCCGGCGCGCAGGACGCGCACGAGGCGATCCGTCCGACCAAGCTCGCGCCGAACGGCGAGAGCGCGCCGGCCCAGGCGAAGCAGCTCTACGACATGATCCGCGCGCGCTTCCTCGCGTCGCAGTCGAAGCCGGCCACGTTCGACCGCACGACGGTGATGATCGACTCCGGCCCGGTGCCGTGGGCGGCCGAGGGGTCGGTGCTGCGCGACCCGGGGTTCCTCGTGTTCTGGGGCCCGTACACACGGCAGGAGGACGTGGAGCTGCCCGCGCTCGCCCCGGCGCAGGTGCTGTCGCCGACCGACCTGCTCGTGCACGAGAAGCAGACGACGCCGCCAAGCCGCTACGACCAGGGCGCGCTGATCAAGAAGCTCGAGACGAGCGGCGTGGGCCGGCCGGCGACGTTCGCGAGCATCATCGCGACGCTGCTGGAGCGGCAGTACGTGCAGGAGATCGCCGGCGGACGCGGGAAGAAGTTCCTGCAGCCGACCGAGTTCGGCATGCAGGTCGACGGTCTGCTGTCGCACGCGTTTCCGGAGCTCGTCACGGAGCGCTACACGGCCGACATGGAGGGCCAGCTCGACGCGATCGAGCGCGGCGACGCGACGCGCCCGACGTACCTGCGCGCGTGGTACGACGCGTTCCGCGAGGCGATGCGGCGGGCGCACGCGTTAGGCGCCGAGTACCGCGCCGCCCACGGGCTGCGCGCGCGCGGGCGCGCCGATGGCACCGGCGGCGGGCGCGGCGAGGAGACGACGACGCGCTGCGACCGATGCGGCGAGGCGAACTACCGCAAGATCGCGCGCAAGACCGGCAAGGGGAGCTTCCTCGCGTGTCCCGCGTGCCGCATGACGCGCGACGTGCGCGCGAAGGTGCGCCCCGGCGCGTGCCCCACGTGCGGCTCGGCGCTCATCGAGAAGAAGATCGGCAAGAAGGCGCCGTTCTGGGGATGCGTGCGGTACGGGGCGGACCCCGATCCGTGCACGTATGCCGACTGGACGGGAACGGCGGAATCGAAGAAGGCGGCATCGAAAGCGGCAGCGCGAACGGCGGGATCGAAGAAGGCGGCGCTCCGGCGCGAGGCGACGGACAAGACGTGCCCGAAGTGCGGCGCGGCGAAGCTCGGGATCCTCACGCCCGACGATCCGGCGGCGGGCGCGCCGTTCTACGCGTGCGAGGACCGCAAGTGCCGGTTCCGCCTCCCCGTCGGCGCGCGGCGGCGGAAGGCGGGGTGCCCGAAGTGCGGCGGCGTGGTGCTCGAGCGGTGGGTCACGCCGGACGCGACGGCCGTACCCGCGGAGGCGGTGTGGCGGTGCGCGAAGCACCCGACGTGCGACTACGAGGCGGCCTGGGTCTCGTCGGTGGCGTGA
- a CDS encoding sialidase family protein, producing the protein MRIHLIALVPLAVLAHARAARAQLVVEPDRPVGPPLAYPVVEPHLSTAPSDPRRLVVGAMVPLSADDGSMDCMALASTDGGRSWTVTRLGLSGPTGCGDAWTAATGDGSALLSYGADSLTVVRRSADDGRTWSAPSLAVPGWFDHAMLAARGETVYLVGSARRRDPGRRPRPAVYVARSTDGGRTFVERCRLVLTNVEQEAITPLVLADGALVVGTIDHGDASGRRLERRRAWLVVSGDSGATFTEPLLIAESCSRTRNTAWPSLAASPRRDAVPERLFFTCEANGNHGVLFARSDDRGERWTPVRRIDGGADSAWAKTPTMAVSASGVLAVTWVDARDDATGRCWHLYGTASRDGGATFLPAQRLSSAASCPTAAASGAGVVDRFPSGGEYHGLAAVGASEFVAVWPDARDGIFRLRSVRFRVPER; encoded by the coding sequence ATGCGCATACACCTCATCGCTCTCGTGCCGCTCGCGGTGCTCGCCCACGCGCGTGCCGCTCGCGCGCAGCTCGTCGTCGAGCCGGACCGGCCGGTGGGACCGCCGCTCGCGTACCCGGTCGTCGAGCCGCATCTCTCGACCGCGCCGAGCGACCCGCGTCGACTGGTCGTGGGTGCGATGGTGCCGCTCTCCGCGGACGACGGGAGCATGGACTGCATGGCGCTGGCGAGCACCGACGGCGGGCGATCGTGGACCGTGACGCGGTTGGGGCTGAGCGGCCCGACGGGGTGCGGCGACGCGTGGACGGCGGCAACCGGCGACGGATCGGCGCTGCTGTCGTACGGCGCCGACAGCCTAACGGTCGTGCGCCGCTCGGCCGACGACGGCCGGACGTGGAGCGCGCCGAGCCTCGCCGTGCCGGGATGGTTCGATCACGCGATGCTCGCGGCACGCGGCGAGACCGTGTACCTCGTCGGCTCCGCGCGACGGCGCGATCCGGGACGGCGGCCGCGTCCCGCGGTGTACGTCGCGCGGTCCACCGATGGCGGCCGCACGTTCGTCGAGCGGTGTCGGCTCGTGCTCACGAACGTCGAGCAGGAGGCCATCACGCCGCTCGTGCTCGCGGACGGCGCGCTCGTCGTCGGCACGATCGACCACGGCGACGCGAGCGGGCGGCGGCTGGAGCGGCGACGCGCGTGGCTCGTCGTCTCCGGTGACTCCGGCGCGACGTTCACCGAGCCGCTGCTGATCGCCGAGTCGTGCTCGCGCACGCGCAACACGGCGTGGCCGTCGCTCGCCGCGTCGCCGCGGCGCGACGCGGTGCCGGAGCGGCTGTTCTTCACCTGCGAGGCGAACGGCAACCACGGCGTGCTGTTCGCGCGCTCCGACGACCGCGGCGAGCGCTGGACGCCCGTGCGTCGCATCGACGGCGGCGCCGACTCGGCGTGGGCGAAGACGCCGACGATGGCGGTGAGCGCGAGCGGCGTGCTCGCGGTGACGTGGGTGGACGCGCGCGACGACGCGACGGGGCGCTGCTGGCACCTCTACGGCACGGCGTCGCGCGACGGCGGCGCGACGTTCCTGCCGGCGCAGCGGTTGTCGAGCGCCGCGTCGTGCCCGACGGCGGCGGCGAGCGGCGCCGGCGTGGTGGATCGGTTCCCGTCGGGCGGCGAGTATCACGGGCTCGCGGCGGTCGGCGCGAGCGAGTTCGTCGCGGTGTGGCCCGACGCGCGCGACGGGATCTTCCGTCTGCGCTCGGTGCGCTTCCGCGTGCCGGAGCGCTGA
- a CDS encoding Gfo/Idh/MocA family protein, with the protein MATRPIGIIMNGVTGRMGLNQHLVRSILAIREQGGVPLGDGDALMPDPILVGRNEGKIRALAERYGVARWSTDLDACLADARDPIYFDATLTSARADNVRRAIAAGKHVYCEKPLATSTAEALELARLARDRGVKQGVVQDKLFLPGILKLKRLIDGGFFGRILSVRGEFGYWVFEGDWAGQPAQRPSWNYRAEEGGGIIVDMFAHWRYVLDHTFGPVKALQCYGATHIPERVDERGRRYRATADDAAYGTFELEGGIVAQFNSSWAVRVYRDELLWLQVDGTHGSAVAGLRGCKSQHRANTPKPVWNPDIPNPFDFFEHWQEVPDNGTFDNAFKVQWEAFLRHVAVDTPFPHDFLEGARGVQLAELGLQSWAERRWLDVPELTLGGAPTEARGTGVGAYA; encoded by the coding sequence ATGGCCACGCGGCCCATCGGCATCATCATGAACGGCGTCACCGGACGCATGGGGCTGAACCAGCACCTGGTCCGGTCGATCCTCGCGATCCGCGAGCAGGGCGGCGTACCGTTAGGCGACGGCGACGCGCTCATGCCGGATCCGATCCTCGTCGGACGGAACGAGGGGAAGATCCGCGCGCTCGCGGAGCGGTACGGCGTCGCGCGATGGTCCACGGACCTCGACGCGTGCCTCGCGGACGCGCGCGACCCGATCTACTTCGACGCGACGCTGACGAGCGCGCGGGCCGACAACGTGCGCCGCGCGATCGCCGCCGGCAAGCACGTCTACTGCGAGAAGCCGCTCGCCACGAGCACCGCCGAGGCGCTGGAGCTCGCGCGGCTCGCGCGCGACCGCGGCGTGAAGCAGGGCGTGGTGCAGGACAAGCTGTTCCTGCCGGGGATCCTCAAGCTGAAGCGCCTCATCGACGGCGGCTTCTTCGGCCGCATCCTCAGCGTGCGCGGCGAGTTCGGGTACTGGGTGTTCGAGGGCGACTGGGCGGGGCAGCCCGCGCAGCGGCCGTCGTGGAACTACCGCGCCGAGGAGGGCGGCGGGATCATCGTCGACATGTTCGCGCACTGGCGCTACGTGCTCGATCACACGTTCGGCCCGGTGAAGGCGCTGCAGTGCTACGGGGCGACGCACATCCCGGAGCGCGTGGACGAGCGCGGGCGGCGCTACCGCGCGACGGCCGACGACGCCGCGTACGGCACGTTCGAGCTCGAGGGCGGCATCGTCGCGCAGTTCAACTCGTCGTGGGCGGTGCGCGTGTACCGCGACGAGCTGCTGTGGCTCCAGGTGGACGGCACGCACGGCAGCGCGGTGGCCGGGCTGCGCGGCTGCAAGTCGCAGCACCGCGCGAACACGCCGAAGCCGGTGTGGAACCCGGACATCCCGAACCCGTTCGACTTCTTCGAGCACTGGCAGGAGGTGCCGGACAACGGGACGTTCGACAACGCGTTCAAGGTGCAGTGGGAGGCGTTCCTGCGGCACGTCGCGGTGGACACGCCGTTCCCGCACGACTTCCTGGAGGGCGCGAGAGGCGTGCAGCTCGCCGAGCTGGGGTTGCAGTCGTGGGCCGAGCGCCGCTGGCTCGACGTGCCGGAGCTGACGTTAGGCGGGGCGCCGACCGAGGCCCGGGGGACGGGCGTGGGCGCGTATGCCTGA
- the mobA gene encoding molybdenum cofactor guanylyltransferase produces the protein MLARPVTGVILAGGRATRFGGAPKGLARVGGERIVDRIARALRPACDELLLVANDEDARAWLPDVRVVRDVRPALGALGGLHTALTHAPDAALVVAWDMPFVTSALLRELRDRERADVDAVVPRGPDGAEPLCALYTRACLGAAERLLDAGERRARALAESVRTAWLDADEVARHGDPAVLLLSVNTPEDLAAAESLSRDEGRIV, from the coding sequence GTGCTCGCTCGACCGGTCACGGGCGTGATCCTCGCCGGCGGTCGCGCGACGCGCTTCGGCGGCGCGCCGAAGGGGCTCGCACGCGTCGGCGGCGAGCGGATCGTCGATCGCATCGCGCGCGCGCTGCGTCCGGCGTGCGACGAGCTGCTGCTCGTCGCGAACGACGAGGACGCGCGCGCGTGGCTTCCCGACGTGCGCGTGGTGCGCGACGTCCGCCCCGCGCTCGGCGCGCTCGGCGGGCTGCACACCGCGCTGACGCACGCCCCCGACGCGGCGCTCGTCGTCGCGTGGGACATGCCGTTCGTCACATCGGCGTTGCTGCGCGAGCTGCGCGACCGCGAGCGCGCCGACGTCGACGCCGTGGTGCCGCGCGGCCCGGACGGGGCGGAGCCGCTGTGCGCGCTCTACACGCGCGCCTGTCTCGGCGCCGCCGAGCGGCTGCTCGACGCAGGGGAGCGGCGCGCCCGGGCGCTGGCCGAGTCCGTGCGCACGGCGTGGCTCGACGCCGACGAGGTGGCGCGCCACGGCGATCCCGCCGTCCTGCTGCTGAGCGTGAACACCCCCGAGGACCTCGCCGCCGCCGAGTCGCTCTCCCGCGACGAGGGGCGCATCGTATAG